In Miscanthus floridulus cultivar M001 chromosome 8, ASM1932011v1, whole genome shotgun sequence, the sequence catcattttgttccatttttaagCTCATGGTTTACCTGACCTATTGGACTGCTGAGATGAAAATCGTTAAGAGTACTATACTTCTTAGGAGAACTTATTTCATTTACTAGTCTACTAGGTTGATCTTAATTCATTTGTTTTTTATTTAACTCGCTGTGGTATATGAATATGCAGAGTGCATTACCTGTCAGGCCAGCTACAAAGGCCGAGAGGATGAGGGATTGCCTAAGAAATCTTAAGCAACAGAACAAGGTACAATGTGTAGTTGGTCCCTTGAGATCCActtattctttttttcttttaacaCATTTGCCTTGGAAATCCATCCATTTGCTGTCATCTTTTGTTTTTCATTAGGTGTATGTATAAATAAATATGACTGGATGTAAAAACTGGACATGCTATTTTTTAAGGTTGAACTAATAAGTTGCGACAAGATGTAAGCTTTGTAGGTACACTGTGCCTTTAACTGTAAGTAGGCAACCAGATCGTAAACCTGTGCTAGATGATCAAATTAGTCTTCCAAACATGGTGCTTATATAAGAAAAAATATAACAAGACTAGAGGTGTGATGCTGCACATGACCTAGTACATATAGGATGGACTGCACAGTTTCTCAAATACTAAAGAGGACTGAAGAGAATTAGGCTTCACAGACTTGGAATTGTTTAATTGTAGTTCTTTGCTATTTATTTTGATGCTTAATATGAACTTCCAAGCATAACATTATGAAAAAATGTAGGGGCCAATTTCATGATGTTCAACCATTGACGTTGAAATTTATGTAACCACACACCCATTTTTGTGTCAGGATGATGATGCCAAAGTGAAGAGGGCATTTCAAACACTCCTTACTTACATTGGAAACGTTGCTAAAAATCCTGATGAGGAGAAATTTAGAAAGATCAGGCTCAGCAACGCTACATTTCAGGTAAAAAAAAAGTTCTTGAAATTTGGGGGAGTGCTTGCTTTGCTGTTGACCTTGTTAAAGAATAATGAGATCGATAACATGTTTGTTTATTCACCCCACCTTGCAGGAGAGGGTTGGAAATCTGCATGGGGGCATAGAGTTCCTGGAGCTCTGTGGATTTGATAAACTTGAAGGCAACGAGTTCTTGTTTTTGGCAAGGGAAAAAGTGGACAAGGCCATCCTGAACACAGCTGGAGCGGAGCTGAATTCTGCCATCACCAATCCTTTCTTCGGAGTCCTTTGAATCGTAAAAAAAAACTACAATGTATACTAAAACCGCTTGGTTTCTCCTTTGCATGACCTCAATTGTGTCTACTTGGCGCCAACTGTAGATTTGAAGTCTGTGGTCAGTCAGATTTCATGAATTATCAGATCGAGTTCACATACTACTTCCGTACATTACTGAGAATCTTTGAAGCAACTTCctgtgcatatgtttttatatccCGGCGACTGGGATCTTTCAGATTTTATCGCTTCGATAACCTGTGACCTCCATGCATTTTACAATGCTCTGTAGCATCAAAAACAAGTGCAGATGTACTTTGATGATCATCATTAATTATATAGACTATATAGTATCatctgatgaagaagaggaagttgCTGGCAAATCCCAGTCATTCATCATCTTTAATCATCAGAGCTGGACCTGGCGGCCGTGAATCCAGCTGAATGGCGCGAACTCCGGGTCCTTGGCCTTGGCGTGCGCCCTCTCCTCCAGCCTCCTGAACCGTGGCCCCAGCTCGCAGACGAACTCCTGCGCGCGGCGGCCTTCAGCGGACAGCCCCGTGAGTTCCTGGACGCCCCAGCGGCGGACCAGGAACTCGAGGATGTCGGCGTAGTCCCTGGCCGTGTAGACCCCCAAGCGCTGCGCGACGGCGCTGAAGCGCGCGAACAGCGCGTCGTCCTGGCCGTCGTACATGAGGTGCGCGGGCATGGCCACCTTCTTCCTCATGGTGTCGGCGAAGGCGCGCACCGTGTAGTCCGGGTCCACCTCGAACAGCTTGCCGACGATCCGCTCGTACGCCGACTCGTGCCGCTTCTCGTCGGCGGCGATGGTGCCGCAGATCTGCGCCAGCTTGGTGTCGCCGTACCGCCTGGCGTGGCGCGCCGTGTTGCCGTGGGAGATGAAGGTGGCGCGCTCCTGGAACGACGTGTAGACGAAGCCCATGTACGGGTTCGTCTCCGTCTTGGGGTCCATCCCTGAGGCGATGAGGTACTGGATGGTCTTCTCGATCTGCCTCATGTCCACCCTCCCCGTGAGGAAGAGGTACTTGTTCATGAGGTCGCCGTGCCTGTTCTCCTCGGCGGCCCAGGCCCTGGTCCACACCGCCCAGCTGGTGGGGCTGGCGCCGGTCTCGTCGCGGACGCCGCCGTCCAGGGTGTTGAGGATGGTCTGGTACGTCGGCAGCGCCTCCTCGGTGACCATGTCGCCCACGAAGCAGACGAAGTAGTCGTCGGGGATCTCCCGGGCGCGCTCCCGCAGCTCCCGGACCTCGTCGGCGAAGGACTCGGAGGCGGCGTCCGGCAGGTAGTCCTGCGGTTGCCACGACCTCTCCACGGGCTTGAGGAGCACCAGGATGTTGTCCGCCGCCCACGAGTCGAGCGACTCGAAGATCTCCCGCTTCTGCGGCGGCAGCGAGTGCGCCACCGGCCGGTGCACCTCGCGAGTAGGGGCGAACGGCTTCCTGCTCGGAGCTCTCACCCTCCATTCATCATCGCAAGATTAGTAAACTAGACAGCGGCCGGCACAAAAGGAAATTGAATTGAGACATGCATGGGAACCCTTGTTAATCCATCTCTAGCTAGGAGTCACATTTCTGAATCACTGAAAACTTTGGAGCCATCAGACCTGTAACAAATAACAATCATCTAACACGTCTCTAAGAATCCATCTCTCACACAAATTCCTACTACGCTCCTACTTGTTTTGTTCgttcgttcttcttcttcttcctccttgagATGATTTGGATAGGTGATTTTTTTATTGATTACTATTAGGTGTGGCTGATGAGTGATGAGTATATTACTCTCCAGGTGGCTGGTGCTTTTTAGGGTGCTGTGGTAAGTACTGTAAGCCTCACATTCACACCTACGGCGTGAACAAACTGAGTGTACACCAATAAACAGACAGGCTATACTAGTATCCAATACCAAATAAATCAGGTGAAAATACTTCCTGATCCTGTCACAAATACTGAATCTGTCTAGAAATGCCTTAATTATATGTCAAACAAACATTTTTATGTTTGACTATGAGTACCGTACCTACAATATTACTCTGCAGCTTCACAACACAAAACACGCGGGAGAACGAAGAAATTGAAATCCCTGGCAAGAACAAGATTCAGAGCAGGAGAAGGCAGAGCTCACTGGGCTGCGGAAGCCATGGCCACCAccgaggagaaggctctcctccTGCTCATTGGGCAAGGAGGCGTCGCCGCTGCCGGGCAACCGAAGGCGCCGCAGGAAgggaacgccgccgccgccatcggagACATGCCCGCCGCCACTTTTAATCTCCGCGATGCTCTAGCTAGCTGGCTACACTACAGGTGAGAGTGAGGCTAGGCTCTCGGCGAACAATGAGCGATCGGCAATGCGGTACTAGCTAGCTAACTAGCCGGGCAGTATAAGCGTGGCGCGTGTCTGCAGGTGCTTGCGAAGCTCAAACTAGTCACCATCGCATGAAGAATGCATGATGCATGATGCATGCTGCATGCTGTCGTGTCCGGGTACCCTTCTGTCCGGCTCCGGGGAGAAAGAACGAACAAAAGGATTTGTTAACTTGCTTCTGTTTACATCCACACCCATATACCGTCGTTCCTATACTGGACACCGAAAGCGTCTAAATCTTGCATAAATACATCAGCGAGCTAGTTAGAGGAAACATCACTCAGATACGTTCTTGGAGAAGATTCAGGGTGAAACAGCAACTGTCTAAGAATCTCACTTACATTACACGTATCCCGAATTTATATATATTGGCTATTATATGGTACTCTAAATGCAGATTCGAAATACATAAATATACAGTACCATATCGTCTCACGTCTTCGACAGCGAGGCGCTAGCGGTGCCAGTTCAGTTCTTCGGAGGTGTGTTCATAGAAGTGTGCGTGCATGTTGTGGCCGTTTGCGTCGTACCGACGTACAGTACAATCCAACTGTACGAAATAAAACCAGCATTCTGAGGACCGGATTTGATTCAGTATGCACTGCAAAAGGCTGGGATATATATAGATCCGCCATTACTACATCTACTGTTATTCCAGGCCCAGATATTAGCATCATTTACAGGCCTGATACAAGTAAACGTGGGCGCACATTCTGCATCATGAGACATCAATCAAGACTTGAAATCAATCAAGACAGATTAAATCCAACGGGGCGGTCACAAGTAGGAATGTACTTGACCAGCTCATCTATTCTCAAATGAAGGCTCTACAAGTAGCCGCTGGCACAGTTTTCTTCTGCTCCAGAATCCCAATCCTGCATCTCATTAATCAAATTTGACCCCGGGCCATACTTTCAGCTGCTAATAAGAAAAGGTAACAGCTTAATCATGTCCAACAACATAAACCTTTCTACTGAGCATCAGTTGACAACACGGCGCTGTCATTATCATGCGAGTGCCAGCGAAAAAGATGAAATCAATTGAAGACCCAAACGGCCAGAGTTAAATACAGGTGAAATGAGAATACATCATGACGCTTCAGCAACTCAATGCACTGAAGCATAAATGTTCTATTCATTATTTGTCGATGCAACACGCAAACTAAAATTTCAAGCAAACAAGATTGCACATGAGACCAACCAAAGCCAGCCTCATCTGAAGTCTGAAATATGAAGGCAAGCAGGATCCATCCTGTGAGGATAGTAAAACTGCCACATCCCACGCATTCGAGGACATCATCAGGCTTTGATGGTCACGCTGCACAGGCAAGAACCTGACGGCTTCAGCTTCGATGTGCACCACTCAGACCCCATCGGAGCTGCAGGATCATAGATCAGCGTCTGATACCCGGGCTCTTCCTCCAGAGGGAAGAGCAGCAGCTTGTCCTCATGTACCCCGAAGGAAAAACGAGTGCTTGAGCTACCAGTAAGCGGCACGGGGACCTTCTGCCAGGAGTTGTCAGCCGGGTTGAAGATTGCCAGAGACCTCTGGTTCTTCCATTCAATGCAGAAGAGCTTCTCGCCGAGGACTGCATGAGCAGTGACCATCACACAGCCGTTCTTGACCTGGTCCCAGGCATGGTTATTAGGATTGTACACATCAACAAAACGGGAGTTGCCAATTGTGAAGCTTGAACGGCCACCCATGACATAGAGCTTCCCTTCAAAGCTGCACCCGAAGCAGCCCCACCTTGGTCTGCGTAGGCCCTCAATCAATGTCCATTTAGTCTGTTCTAGGTCATAAACTTCAACGCTAGATAAACTCTCGCCATTTGGACCAAATCCACCAGCAACATATATCACCCCATTGACCTCTGCACAGGCGAAGTCACACCGAGCTACATTCATCTTAGCAAGCTCAGTCCACCTGGTGAACAAGAGCATAAATGAATCAGCCAAATAATTCAAAATATTCAGACCTTAATATGCATCTGAATAATACATTAGTATCAGAGTTAATGAGTTTTTCTTGAATGCATTCAGATTCTCAGTATGTTGGTTTATCATTTGAATTTTTGTGATATTAGTAAGATCACTTAGAAATGAACAGAATCTTCCATAGTATAATAAACTTATGAGAACCCAAGCATACCTGTTGAGGCAAGAATCATATTGATAAACCTCATCTGAAACACAGTCTTTCCCATGGTCAGCAGCATAGCCCGCAATAACAAAGAGCTTCCCACCAATAACAACCACACCAAACCCAGCTTTGGTTAGTCCAGGCATTCGCGGAAGAGGGCTCTGCTTTTGCCCTGAACACTCTAAAATCTCCCAGTGAGACCCCTTTGCGCCAGCATCTGGAGTCAGGACATACACCCACTCCTCAAGTTTCCCAACCTCCTTCCTCACAGCTATGAGTTCCTTGCTCTCAAGAAACGACATCCACCTCTTGGAAACTGCACCCATGACAGGAAAATGAGTACGAGGAACAAGGGCAAGACATATCTTTGCCAAGTCTTCAGGCAAGCCTGGTATTAGATCACAGTATGAATCGAATTCCTCCTGGGGCACAAGCCCTGAATAAAGTTTGGGTCTTGTAGGAGGCTTGAGCTGCATCCTAGCTTGGAAGCACGTCTGCGAATGAGCAAACTGATGTTGTGACGCAGCAAGCATTATGAGATGCAGCAGAAAGCACCTCAACGTTGGCCTCCTCTTGCAAGCCAATAAGAATAACGGCTTACTTATAGACCCTTCTCTACTATAAATGACAATGGCTGAAAGGGAAGGATTCGTGGAATCCGTCGCCGATGGGAATGGTCAGGGACAAGGGTTTGAATGATGCCGAGATTAGGTTCTTCAACTTTGATGCCTCTGTTTTCGTTGCCCTTGCTGTATCAAATGCCATCCGATCGCACGAGACTGTGGAATGGATCTTCCTTGTAGAATCAGCAGTGCTCTCCTTATTGATGCGGTAGAAACAGTTTCCGCCCTTACACATGGCCCCAATATCTAGAGAAACAAATGAAACGTGCTCTTATGTTAGCTGGAAGAAAATCGTACTAGTTGCCAGGCATTTCCAGAGAGAGAAAAGGGAGGAGATGAATACCTATGTCCATATAAATTCGTATCAGAATTAGCCAGCAGTAGCATCCATTTCTTACGCCTGCAGTCATCAAAGAAACTTGACCGAGTTAACAAAAGATTGACTCTAAGCTGGTGAGCCTGATTTCATCAAGAAGCAGGTGGCGCCGCGCAGGGGCAGACCCAGCAAAGGACATGTGTGTACACATGTATGCCAGATAACTTTTGCAAAACAATCGAAGGtagtaggcataatacatgcATATACACTTGTAACTGGATCAGATCCGAACACAGATACCCCTAAGCTAAGAATTGGGTGCTCGGTTCCGCACAGAAGGAAGGGAAGCCAAAGGGGCGGGCGTACCTGGTggagctcgtcgccggcgaagggcccCGAAGAAGACCTTGGCACCTGGCGTTGGGCAGCGACGGCTGGTCGGTCGCCCAGTCGTCGCCGAGATTGAGGGAGAGAACGCGCACGCTGGGCTGGTGGGGGTAATGGGGAAGAAGATACAGGCCGGGGTCCGTGCTGGATGGAGGCTGTAGAGACTTGTCTGATATAATAACAGCTAGCTGTcgtatctatatatataatataataatagataataataataaatttatATAAGAGCGGTGGTTTTGTTCAGGGCAGTTTGGGTATGCCATAATAACAGattattaaaaaggaaatcatgtGTTCTTTCAAATTGACGTGTGCAAGAAAGGAAAAGGCTCATTTATTTGCCTATTATAACGGGGGAAAGGCTATTTGCTGTAAACAAAATCGTGTACTTTGTGAAATGACGCATCTCTAGATATGTTCTATTCTTAATTTTGTCTAGATTATCTGTGTTCGACCAATTTAGACCACGCTTGGATTCCCGGCTGGGGCTTCCATGCAATCTTTCTAATAATTTAAGTAGGTGGTTTAGGTGATTCTTGAAACTCTTGTTTAGAGCATGTCTAGCAATACTACTCAAAACAAGCCCTTTATTTGCTTGTTTGAGTAGCCATCTATTTTGATACTATCtaactttttttcttcttccaactctagcaATACTACCTAAACCATGGCTCTCAATTTCGTTTAGCCATCAATGACatatgggacccacatgtcatactCCTCTCCTTGTCGCCATTGATGAACTAGGCCAGCGAACGATGACGCTGTCGCCGGGGAGGGGAATGAGGGCGCCGCCAGGAGAAGAGTCGCGACTATTGGGGTCACGCAAAAAAGGACGCCACCACGAGCAAAGAGTCGCGTGGGGAGGAAAGAGATGGAAGGAAAATAAATAGGAAAAAAGTGGGTAGTGGGGGAAAAATAGGGGGCCAACAAAAATAACGACAATGATACCCTCAGGGCATCCATTCGGACAGATGGGACGGACCTGCCTCGCGCCGCACACCTCTCGCCTCACGGCGTGCGCCCCTACGCCTTGCACCGGACCCACCCTGCTTTTGTGCTTCGTGCCTCGCACCCCGCCCGTGCCTTGCGCCGCGCGCCGTCCATGCCTTGCGCCTTGCGCTGCGCTCCCCCGTGCCTCATCATCTAGCCTCCATTGGGCGGCAGCAAGTAGATGAGTACATGTTGTAACCGTATGTTTCgtgcgtttcagatgtatgttgcaaaagtagatctggtgttgcatatgttgcaagtgtatgtttcagatgtttcagctgtttcaaacatatgttgcaagtggtttatatggatgttgcatgaccatacacgtatgttgcaagtgtatgtttcaaacatttcatctatttcagatgcatgttgtaagtgtttttatctggatgttccatatgttttagtggctatacacatgtgttgcaagcgtctattaaaatgtttcatctatttcaggcgtatgttgcaaagtttatctggatgttacagttgctatacacatatgttgcacacGTATGTTTAtaaatgtttcacctgtttcagacatatgttgcagaaGTGCTTCATGTTGCAACATTAGCAGGCGTAGGAAGCGGATGCATACAGAGGCGGTCCCCACTGGCATAGCGGTCCCTACTCCACGGCAAGGGAAGCGGGCGTGGGTGGTCCCCACCTACATGCGCGTTAATAGGCATGTGGCACGCAACTGCATGCCTACGTGCACGGCGTGCAGGCGCTGCagcatggggggggggggggcgagcgTGCATGCGCAATAGTTGCATGCGGGGTAGGCGTCGTTCCATTTCTTTATGAGTAGAGCGCACTAATTTCATGTGGAAACTGTGCATAGAGAGGAAAAATTGTTGCCACTCATGTAGCTCCATGTAGTAAAGAGAGGGCGCTACTGGCACATGCGAGACTGAGGTAGCAGGGCGTGCAGGTGGGTGCTCGATGCTGCGGCGGGCACACAGGAGGAGGTGAGGCGCATCAATCAGGGCGGACGCGTGT encodes:
- the LOC136477432 gene encoding stearoyl-[acyl-carrier-protein] 9-desaturase 5, chloroplastic-like, which translates into the protein MSPMAAAAFPSCGAFGCPAAATPPCPMSRRRAFSSVVAMASAAQVRAPSRKPFAPTREVHRPVAHSLPPQKREIFESLDSWAADNILVLLKPVERSWQPQDYLPDAASESFADEVRELRERAREIPDDYFVCFVGDMVTEEALPTYQTILNTLDGGVRDETGASPTSWAVWTRAWAAEENRHGDLMNKYLFLTGRVDMRQIEKTIQYLIASGMDPKTETNPYMGFVYTSFQERATFISHGNTARHARRYGDTKLAQICGTIAADEKRHESAYERIVGKLFEVDPDYTVRAFADTMRKKVAMPAHLMYDGQDDALFARFSAVAQRLGVYTARDYADILEFLVRRWGVQELTGLSAEGRRAQEFVCELGPRFRRLEERAHAKAKDPEFAPFSWIHGRQVQL
- the LOC136477433 gene encoding F-box/kelch-repeat protein At1g67480-like, with protein sequence MLAASQHQFAHSQTCFQARMQLKPPTRPKLYSGLVPQEEFDSYCDLIPGLPEDLAKICLALVPRTHFPVMGAVSKRWMSFLESKELIAVRKEVGKLEEWVYVLTPDAGAKGSHWEILECSGQKQSPLPRMPGLTKAGFGVVVIGGKLFVIAGYAADHGKDCVSDEVYQYDSCLNRWTELAKMNVARCDFACAEVNGVIYVAGGFGPNGESLSSVEVYDLEQTKWTLIEGLRRPRWGCFGCSFEGKLYVMGGRSSFTIGNSRFVDVYNPNNHAWDQVKNGCVMVTAHAVLGEKLFCIEWKNQRSLAIFNPADNSWQKVPVPLTGSSSTRFSFGVHEDKLLLFPLEEEPGYQTLIYDPAAPMGSEWCTSKLKPSGSCLCSVTIKA